A single Thermoanaerobaculia bacterium DNA region contains:
- a CDS encoding permease, with amino-acid sequence MTTLALRFPQKHPRALLLLAGGAWFALYRILVPGSEALVAALPVDRASHLGGALQFFFYDTPKVLLLLTGVVFVMGMVNSHFTPERTRALLAGRTEGVANAMAAGLGIVTPFCSCSAVPLFIGFVQAGVPLGVTFSFLISAPMVNEVALALLFGMFGWKIATLYLGLGLAVAMIAGWVIGRLKMEAYLEDWVRNMPRVEASADDTVLTLGDRIAAGFTSVREIVGRVWPYILAGIAIGAAIHGWVPETFMASFMGKGAWWSVPLAVLIGIPMYSNAAGVIPVVQALLAKGAALGTVLAFMMSVIALSLPEMVILRKVLKWRLIATFVAVVATGILIVGYLFNAVL; translated from the coding sequence ATGACGACTCTCGCCCTGCGCTTCCCGCAGAAGCACCCCCGCGCCCTGCTGCTGCTCGCGGGCGGAGCCTGGTTCGCACTGTACCGGATCCTCGTTCCAGGCTCCGAAGCGCTCGTGGCCGCTCTACCGGTCGATCGCGCCAGCCATCTGGGCGGTGCCCTGCAGTTCTTCTTCTACGACACTCCCAAGGTCCTCCTGCTACTCACGGGCGTCGTCTTCGTAATGGGGATGGTCAACTCCCATTTCACGCCGGAGCGAACCCGAGCCCTGCTCGCCGGTCGCACCGAAGGCGTCGCCAACGCGATGGCGGCGGGGCTCGGCATCGTGACGCCGTTCTGTTCCTGCTCGGCTGTGCCGCTCTTCATCGGCTTCGTCCAGGCCGGGGTGCCGCTGGGGGTCACCTTCTCCTTCCTGATCTCGGCGCCGATGGTCAACGAGGTGGCGCTGGCCCTGCTCTTCGGCATGTTCGGCTGGAAGATCGCCACCCTCTATCTCGGCCTCGGTCTCGCGGTCGCGATGATCGCGGGCTGGGTCATCGGCCGCCTGAAGATGGAGGCCTACCTCGAGGACTGGGTGCGCAACATGCCGCGCGTGGAGGCGTCCGCGGACGATACGGTTCTCACCCTGGGCGATCGGATCGCAGCCGGCTTCACGAGCGTCCGCGAGATCGTCGGCAGGGTCTGGCCCTACATCCTGGCCGGTATCGCCATCGGCGCCGCCATCCACGGCTGGGTGCCCGAGACCTTCATGGCCAGCTTCATGGGCAAGGGGGCCTGGTGGTCGGTGCCGCTGGCCGTCCTCATCGGCATACCGATGTACTCCAACGCCGCCGGAGTGATCCCGGTCGTGCAGGCGCTGCTCGCCAAGGGTGCGGCTCTCGGAACCGTGCTCGCCTTCATGATGAGCGTCATCGCGCTCTCGCTCCCCGAGATGGTCATCCTGCGCAAGGTCCTCAAGTGGCGCCTGATCGCCACCTTCGTCGCCGTCGTCGCCACCGGCATCCTGATCGTCGGCTACCTGTTCAACGCGGTTCTCTGA
- a CDS encoding thioredoxin family protein has protein sequence MREIKVLGTGCSNCRNTVKLIEEIARGKGVEIHLEKVEEIRQIMAFNVLATPGVVLDGQVVHAGGVPSRSKIESWF, from the coding sequence ATGAGAGAGATCAAGGTCTTGGGCACCGGCTGCTCCAACTGCAGGAATACCGTCAAGCTCATCGAAGAGATCGCCCGCGGAAAGGGCGTCGAGATCCACCTGGAGAAGGTCGAGGAGATCCGGCAAATCATGGCTTTCAACGTCCTGGCGACTCCCGGCGTCGTGCTCGACGGCCAGGTCGTTCATGCCGGGGGCGTGCCGTCGCGCAGCAAGATCGAAAGCTGGTTCTAA